A portion of the Deinococcus peraridilitoris DSM 19664 genome contains these proteins:
- a CDS encoding MogA/MoaB family molybdenum cofactor biosynthesis protein, whose amino-acid sequence MARESHQQQAPSVIRAAVLTISDTRTPETDSSGQYLQTQLRAGGHEVTGYAVVKDQADQIRAAVTGFMQGAQVVLTSGGTGITGRDVTIPVIESLIRKPMPGFGELFRMLSYPEVRGAAMLSRAVGGLAENEHGQRALIFALPGSLNAVQTAWEKLLGEELPHLVFEMLRQG is encoded by the coding sequence ATGGCCCGCGAAAGTCATCAGCAGCAGGCGCCCAGCGTCATTCGCGCCGCGGTGCTGACCATCAGTGATACCCGCACTCCGGAGACCGACTCCAGCGGGCAGTATTTGCAGACCCAACTGCGCGCCGGCGGACACGAAGTCACCGGCTACGCGGTCGTGAAAGATCAAGCCGACCAGATTCGCGCTGCCGTAACCGGCTTCATGCAGGGGGCGCAGGTCGTCCTGACCAGCGGCGGCACCGGCATCACCGGTCGTGATGTGACCATTCCCGTGATCGAGAGCCTGATTCGCAAGCCCATGCCCGGATTCGGGGAACTGTTTCGCATGCTTTCCTACCCGGAAGTGCGCGGGGCGGCCATGCTGTCGCGCGCGGTGGGCGGCCTCGCCGAGAACGAACACGGCCAGCGCGCGCTGATCTTTGCGCTGCCCGGCTCGCTCAATGCCGTGCAGACCGCCTGGGAAAAGCTGCTGGGCGAGGAACTGCCCCACCTGGTGTTCGAGATGCTGAGGCAAGGGTGA
- a CDS encoding valine--tRNA ligase, with amino-acid sequence MNELPKSFEPQDIEPKWARRWAEEPFRADATSAKPPFTIVIPPPNVNGSLHLGHAMDNTIIDTLIRYKRMAGFEALYLPGTDHAGITTQVAVERELKKEGKARHDLGRDAFLERVWAWKSDVGGTITGQLKRLGISADWTRERFTMDEGLSRAVRAQFVRLYHEGLAYRGERIVNWDPASQTTLSELEVDREERKGKMYTLSYKLQDSALSASNGEAGEILIATVRPETIFADQAIAVHPEDARFAHLIGRLARIPLTERFIPIIADEAVEREFGVGALKITPAHDPTDFEIGERHGLARPSVIDLSGNLAISELVPAPFQGLERFEARKKVVAALRDGGDLLEEKDHVTAIGLSERTKVPVEPILSTQWFVRMEGIAREVLDGLERGEMQIVPPRYEKVNRDWLENIRDWNISRQLWWGHQIPAWYDDEGNIYVPDPENPDLDCDQDPRLAHLKLRRDPDVFDTWFSSNLWPFSTLGWPDTDSEDYRKFYPTSVLVTGYDILFFWVARMQMAGYHMTGQAPFHTVLLHGLYLDAKGQKMSKSKGNGVDPLELFDQYGVDACRFAFAYLSTGGQDIKHDPRRYEQGRNFANKLWNAARFAMLNLQTEARAGEATLADRWIRSRFNDTVREVSAHLDAFDLGAAIRAAYSFTWDEFCDWYIEAAKPALRDGNTATRETLTSVLEGILKLLHPVMPFITSEIYANLDHKRQIAVHSWPRYDAAAFDAEATAAFDALRSATSAARSLKSELGLSPQDRLEIVVEGEAADMVRENRFVVESIARVGLVDALSGQTLSAVDSGVTVVAPLEGTVDLAEWTARQRKRLAELDKQIQQATGKLSNEGFVARAPAEVIEEERRRVADFGAQKARLEVVLAQLA; translated from the coding sequence ATGAACGAACTGCCCAAATCGTTTGAACCGCAAGACATCGAGCCCAAGTGGGCGCGGCGCTGGGCCGAGGAGCCCTTTCGGGCCGACGCCACGAGCGCCAAGCCGCCGTTCACCATCGTGATTCCGCCGCCCAACGTGAATGGCAGTCTGCATTTGGGTCACGCGATGGACAACACCATCATCGATACGCTCATCCGGTACAAGCGCATGGCGGGCTTCGAAGCGCTGTACCTGCCGGGCACCGATCATGCGGGCATCACCACCCAGGTGGCCGTCGAGCGTGAACTGAAAAAAGAGGGAAAAGCACGTCACGACCTGGGCCGTGATGCGTTTCTGGAGCGCGTGTGGGCCTGGAAGTCCGACGTGGGTGGCACCATCACCGGACAGCTCAAGCGCCTGGGAATCAGCGCGGACTGGACACGCGAGCGCTTCACGATGGATGAGGGGCTCAGCCGGGCGGTGCGTGCGCAGTTTGTGCGGCTGTATCACGAGGGCCTCGCGTATCGTGGTGAACGCATCGTCAACTGGGACCCGGCATCCCAGACGACCCTCAGCGAACTCGAAGTCGACCGCGAGGAACGCAAGGGCAAGATGTACACCCTCAGCTACAAGCTGCAGGACAGCGCCCTGTCGGCCAGCAACGGCGAGGCCGGCGAGATTCTCATCGCCACCGTGCGCCCCGAGACGATCTTTGCCGATCAGGCGATTGCCGTGCATCCCGAGGACGCGCGGTTCGCGCACCTGATTGGCCGATTGGCCCGTATTCCGCTCACCGAGCGCTTTATTCCGATTATCGCCGACGAAGCGGTGGAGCGCGAGTTCGGCGTGGGCGCCCTCAAGATCACGCCCGCGCACGACCCGACTGACTTCGAGATCGGTGAGCGTCACGGCCTCGCGCGGCCCAGCGTGATCGACCTGAGCGGCAACCTGGCGATTTCCGAGCTGGTGCCCGCGCCGTTTCAGGGCCTGGAGCGCTTTGAGGCCCGCAAGAAAGTGGTGGCGGCGCTGCGCGACGGGGGAGACCTGCTGGAGGAAAAGGACCACGTCACCGCCATCGGTCTTTCCGAGCGGACCAAGGTGCCCGTCGAGCCGATTCTCAGCACCCAGTGGTTCGTGCGCATGGAGGGCATTGCGCGTGAAGTCCTGGATGGCCTGGAGCGCGGTGAGATGCAGATCGTGCCGCCGCGTTACGAAAAGGTCAATCGTGACTGGCTGGAGAACATCCGCGACTGGAATATCTCGCGCCAGCTGTGGTGGGGGCACCAGATTCCCGCCTGGTACGACGACGAGGGCAACATCTACGTGCCCGATCCCGAGAATCCCGACCTGGACTGCGACCAGGACCCGCGGCTCGCGCACCTGAAGTTGCGCCGTGACCCCGACGTGTTCGACACGTGGTTCAGCTCGAACCTCTGGCCCTTCAGCACGCTGGGCTGGCCCGACACCGACAGCGAGGATTACCGCAAGTTCTATCCCACCAGCGTGTTGGTGACGGGCTACGACATCCTGTTCTTCTGGGTGGCCAGAATGCAGATGGCGGGCTATCACATGACCGGGCAGGCCCCCTTTCACACGGTGCTGCTGCACGGTCTGTACCTCGACGCCAAGGGGCAGAAGATGAGCAAGAGCAAGGGCAACGGCGTCGATCCGCTGGAGCTCTTCGATCAGTACGGTGTCGATGCCTGCCGCTTCGCCTTCGCGTACCTCTCGACCGGTGGGCAGGACATCAAGCACGATCCGCGTCGCTACGAGCAGGGCCGCAATTTCGCCAACAAGCTCTGGAACGCGGCGCGCTTTGCCATGCTCAATTTGCAGACAGAAGCTCGGGCAGGCGAGGCGACCCTTGCCGACCGCTGGATTCGCAGCCGCTTCAACGACACCGTGCGTGAGGTGAGCGCGCACCTGGACGCCTTCGATCTGGGCGCCGCCATTCGCGCTGCCTACAGCTTTACCTGGGACGAGTTCTGCGACTGGTACATCGAAGCGGCCAAACCGGCGCTGCGGGACGGCAACACGGCCACACGCGAGACCCTGACGTCCGTGCTGGAAGGCATTCTCAAGCTGCTGCACCCGGTGATGCCCTTCATCACCAGCGAAATCTACGCCAATCTCGACCACAAGCGCCAGATCGCCGTGCACAGCTGGCCCAGATACGACGCGGCAGCCTTCGATGCCGAGGCGACCGCGGCTTTTGACGCCTTGCGCTCGGCCACCTCGGCGGCACGCAGCCTCAAGAGCGAACTGGGCCTCTCACCGCAGGACCGGCTGGAGATCGTGGTGGAAGGCGAGGCAGCGGACATGGTCCGGGAGAACCGCTTCGTGGTGGAGAGCATCGCGCGGGTCGGCCTGGTGGACGCCCTGAGCGGGCAGACTCTCAGCGCCGTCGATTCGGGTGTGACCGTGGTAGCTCCGCTGGAAGGCACGGTCGATCTGGCCGAATGGACGGCACGTCAGCGCAAGCGCCTCGCGGAACTCGACAAGCAGATTCAGCAGGCCACCGGCAAGCTTTCCAACGAGGGCTTCGTGGCGCGCGCTCCCGCCGAGGTGATTGAAGAGGAACGCCGCCGGGTCGCTGACTTTGGGGCCCAGAAAGCGCGTCTGGAAGTCGTACTGGCCCAGCTGGCCTGA
- the rapZ gene encoding RNase adapter RapZ → MDFVVVSGLSGAGKHTSLNALEDAGFYAVDNLPPHLWEAMYDLALTRGLGKVAVCSDARTRDFLDALPPKWDALRTRGGVRLLFLEASNEVLLQRYNLTRRAHPLGEPSLLVDFELERRLLGALRERADNVIDTTELSAKGLAERVLGLLGLETDFELRLQSFGFKHAPPRDADLVLDVRTLPNPYYQEHLRPKSGLEADVAAHVFSEGDAFYRQVEAFIRDSATRARAAGRRSYNVAIGCTGGRHRSIAVSERLARDLRELNARVVSHRDTDKGEDH, encoded by the coding sequence ATGGATTTCGTGGTCGTCTCGGGGCTCTCGGGCGCGGGCAAACATACCAGCCTCAACGCCCTGGAGGACGCCGGGTTTTACGCTGTCGACAATCTGCCCCCGCATCTGTGGGAAGCCATGTACGACCTGGCGCTGACGCGTGGTCTGGGCAAGGTCGCGGTGTGCAGCGACGCGCGCACGCGCGACTTTCTCGACGCGCTGCCCCCGAAGTGGGACGCGCTGCGGACGCGTGGTGGGGTGCGCCTACTGTTTCTGGAGGCCAGCAACGAGGTATTGCTGCAGCGCTACAACCTCACGCGCCGTGCTCATCCGCTGGGCGAGCCGAGCCTGCTGGTGGACTTCGAGCTCGAACGGCGTCTGCTGGGCGCACTGCGTGAACGGGCCGACAACGTGATCGACACGACCGAGCTTTCGGCCAAAGGCCTCGCCGAGCGGGTGCTGGGGCTGCTCGGGCTGGAAACGGACTTCGAACTCCGCCTCCAGTCCTTTGGCTTCAAGCACGCGCCGCCACGCGACGCCGACCTGGTCCTGGACGTGCGCACCCTGCCCAATCCCTACTACCAGGAGCACCTGCGCCCCAAGAGCGGCCTGGAGGCGGACGTGGCCGCGCACGTGTTTTCGGAGGGAGACGCCTTTTACCGCCAGGTCGAGGCCTTTATACGTGACAGCGCCACTCGGGCACGCGCGGCGGGACGGCGCAGTTACAATGTGGCCATCGGCTGTACCGGAGGACGGCACCGCAGCATCGCGGTGAGTGAGCGTCTGGCGCGTGATCTGCGCGAACTGAATGCCCGCGTGGTGAGTCACCGGGACACCGACAAAGGCGAGGACCATTGA
- a CDS encoding LacI family DNA-binding transcriptional regulator: MHKKASTIYDVARQAGVSVSTVSRVLNGRQSVDPGLRARVQQVMQELRFRPNRLAQNLYHHRSNLLGCVLPDITSPYFAQLFLELETYAFERGYTVFLGNTASDINLERTYLHTLAEQQVDGILLLGGRSNTCGVTQEDVTDLHELIERLPIVTVNGDLPGPVVVSSVRSDEADGARQILMHLRSQGHRHVAFLGGLSEVTSTVEKLRVYQELFPDAPAAWTQLTGLTLHAGKHALSQLLEAPTRPSAVVCVSDLVALGVLTQARTQGVSVPGELSVVGFDDIQLAEMAFPRLTSVSHNYALLARQAVDQLIAAIAGEATPRHVTIPTKLVIRDSVRSLAADQGKGGRGAARRPVSSSGPASD; this comes from the coding sequence ATGCATAAGAAAGCGTCCACCATCTATGACGTCGCCCGGCAGGCGGGCGTGTCCGTCTCCACCGTTTCACGTGTCCTCAACGGCAGACAGAGTGTCGATCCCGGATTGCGCGCCCGGGTTCAGCAGGTCATGCAGGAACTGCGCTTTCGCCCCAACCGCCTGGCCCAGAATCTCTACCATCACCGTTCCAACCTGCTGGGCTGCGTGCTGCCCGACATCACCAGCCCCTACTTCGCACAACTTTTCCTGGAACTCGAGACGTACGCATTCGAGCGCGGGTACACCGTCTTCCTCGGCAACACGGCCAGCGACATCAACCTGGAACGCACTTACCTGCATACCCTGGCCGAGCAGCAGGTCGACGGCATCCTGCTGCTCGGCGGGCGCAGCAACACCTGCGGCGTGACCCAGGAGGACGTCACCGACCTGCACGAACTGATCGAGCGGCTGCCCATCGTCACCGTGAACGGTGATCTGCCGGGGCCGGTCGTGGTGTCAAGCGTCCGGTCCGATGAGGCCGATGGGGCGCGTCAGATTCTGATGCATCTGCGCAGCCAGGGGCACCGCCATGTCGCGTTCCTGGGAGGACTTTCCGAAGTCACCAGCACCGTCGAGAAACTGCGCGTTTACCAGGAACTCTTTCCAGACGCTCCCGCCGCGTGGACCCAACTGACCGGCCTCACCCTGCACGCGGGAAAGCATGCCCTGAGCCAGCTGCTTGAGGCGCCCACCCGACCCAGCGCCGTCGTGTGCGTGAGCGATCTCGTGGCCCTCGGGGTACTCACCCAGGCACGCACGCAAGGCGTATCGGTTCCCGGTGAGCTGTCCGTTGTGGGCTTCGACGACATTCAGCTGGCCGAGATGGCGTTTCCACGACTTACCAGCGTGAGCCACAACTACGCCTTGCTGGCCCGGCAGGCCGTCGATCAACTCATCGCTGCCATCGCGGGCGAGGCGACTCCCCGCCACGTCACCATCCCGACGAAACTGGTGATTCGCGATTCCGTGCGCTCGCTCGCGGCCGATCAAGGCAAAGGAGGCAGGGGCGCTGCCCGGCGCCCGGTTTCCTCCAGCGGCCCGGCCTCCGACTGA
- a CDS encoding DeoR/GlpR family DNA-binding transcription regulator, with protein MQARLRVILSELDKRERVTVDQLSTLLGVSKVTIRSDLEILHRQGLIHRTRGGALRPIADHAELPLEETRKQRSLEKRRIGAAAAALIEEGDTVFLDVGSTCTEIARSLSPLLRNVTIVTSGLNIAFELEKQSNVTVVVTGGTLRRLQHSLVNPFGLQLITSLHADKLFLGCNGVSVQAGITSRNLEEAEIKRCMVGNARQTIVVADHSKLGEISTAAVAPLSAVSQLITDRGAASAPLEELRACGLNLVTV; from the coding sequence ATGCAAGCGCGGTTGCGCGTCATCCTTTCTGAACTCGACAAGCGCGAGCGCGTTACGGTTGATCAACTCTCGACGCTGCTTGGCGTTTCCAAAGTCACCATCCGCAGCGACCTGGAAATCCTGCACCGACAGGGCCTGATTCACCGCACGCGCGGTGGCGCCTTGCGTCCGATTGCCGACCATGCCGAGCTGCCCCTGGAGGAAACACGCAAACAGCGCTCGCTGGAAAAACGCCGCATCGGCGCAGCGGCTGCTGCCCTGATCGAAGAGGGGGACACGGTCTTTCTGGATGTCGGCAGCACCTGCACTGAAATCGCCCGCTCGCTGTCACCCTTGCTGCGCAACGTGACCATCGTGACCTCGGGGCTGAACATCGCCTTCGAGTTGGAAAAACAGTCGAACGTGACCGTCGTGGTGACCGGTGGGACGCTTCGGCGCCTGCAGCACTCGCTCGTCAATCCCTTTGGATTGCAGCTGATCACCTCGCTGCATGCCGACAAGCTTTTTCTGGGTTGCAACGGCGTCAGCGTGCAGGCAGGCATCACCAGTCGCAATCTGGAAGAAGCGGAGATCAAACGCTGCATGGTGGGCAACGCCCGCCAGACCATTGTGGTGGCTGACCACAGCAAGCTCGGTGAAATTTCGACGGCGGCGGTGGCGCCGCTGTCGGCGGTGTCACAGCTCATCACCGACCGGGGTGCCGCAAGCGCGCCGCTGGAGGAACTGCGTGCTTGCGGACTCAATCTGGTGACCGTCTGA
- the recF gene encoding DNA replication/repair protein RecF (All proteins in this family for which functions are known are DNA-binding proteins that assist the filamentation of RecA onto DNA for the initiation of recombination or recombinational repair.) produces MRLRALTTLNFRNLTPDTLELPAGLVSVSGANGAGKTNLLEAAYLVLTGLTEAGRLEQLVARGSGEAYVRADLERQDGVSILEVGLGRGRRVAKVDGVRVRSGALPPGSAVWIRPEDSELILGAPGVRRTFLDALLSRLSQRYAHQLSLYERHLAQRNAALRAMTSRVGEGRAEPWALDVWDAKVVELGTEILSLRRRVLARLTPLAQEAHEALGGHKALTLNLDETTTPEDFHADLLRRRDEELARGVTLSGPHRDDLAMRLDDFPAGDFVSRGEARTIALALRKAELDLLTERYGEPPVLLVDDWTAELDPQRRNFLLGLARALPQALITGTDAVPGAAGCYAAHDGSFSWQGGSA; encoded by the coding sequence GTGCGGCTGCGCGCCCTGACCACCCTCAACTTCCGAAACCTGACGCCGGATACCCTGGAACTGCCCGCCGGGCTGGTCAGCGTGTCAGGCGCCAACGGTGCGGGCAAGACCAACCTGCTCGAAGCAGCCTACCTGGTGCTGACGGGCCTCACCGAAGCGGGACGGCTCGAGCAGCTTGTGGCGCGCGGCAGCGGTGAGGCGTACGTGCGTGCTGATCTGGAGCGTCAGGACGGCGTGAGCATTCTGGAAGTCGGCCTGGGGCGGGGGCGCCGCGTCGCCAAGGTGGACGGAGTGCGCGTCCGGAGCGGGGCCTTGCCGCCGGGCAGCGCGGTGTGGATCCGCCCGGAGGACAGCGAGCTGATCCTCGGTGCGCCCGGCGTGCGGCGCACGTTTCTCGACGCGCTGCTTTCCAGGCTCAGCCAGCGCTACGCCCATCAGCTGAGCCTCTACGAGCGTCACCTCGCGCAGCGCAACGCTGCCCTGCGCGCCATGACCTCGCGCGTGGGCGAGGGGCGGGCCGAGCCCTGGGCGCTCGATGTCTGGGACGCCAAGGTCGTGGAGCTGGGCACGGAGATCCTCAGTTTGCGCCGCCGTGTGCTCGCGCGCCTTACCCCTCTGGCGCAGGAAGCGCACGAAGCGCTGGGCGGTCACAAGGCGCTGACGCTGAACCTTGACGAGACCACCACGCCCGAGGATTTTCACGCGGACCTGCTGCGGCGGCGCGACGAGGAACTCGCGCGCGGCGTGACCCTGTCGGGGCCGCACCGTGACGATCTGGCGATGCGCCTCGACGATTTTCCGGCGGGCGACTTTGTCAGCCGCGGCGAGGCCCGCACGATCGCACTCGCGCTGCGCAAAGCCGAACTCGACCTGCTCACCGAACGCTATGGCGAACCCCCGGTACTCCTCGTCGACGACTGGACGGCAGAACTCGATCCGCAGCGGCGCAATTTTCTGCTGGGCCTGGCGCGCGCCTTGCCGCAGGCCCTCATCACCGGCACCGACGCCGTGCCCGGCGCGGCCGGCTGCTACGCAGCGCATGACGGGTCATTCAGCTGGCAAGGCGGGTCTGCGTGA
- a CDS encoding DciA family protein: MTRRRTGGTRDWRLLLSQTLSRNRLARGVARARAVLLWPEVVGPELARLTRARAQQGRVLFVEAQDSVLANFLTMQRHVFLDRLQAKLGDDSVGELRFAVGTWNHPEEVRPPEPLPPPDKARAAELVEHVPEGVRESALRAAEAITRARLWRERQGWDRCPVCGTPSRSLPCLPCHNLLKEAQVQQGARILARTPEAYSPLTQEIAESGAEAARFLALNTLSEQLEILALECVKEGGSGEYRVFLYTQAEIWLSLQLRKPRSLLTRTDWRELPERPRAVLSAGR, translated from the coding sequence GTGACGCGCCGGCGCACCGGGGGCACGCGTGACTGGCGCCTGCTGCTGTCACAGACGCTCAGCCGCAACCGGCTGGCGCGCGGCGTGGCGCGCGCCCGCGCGGTGCTGCTGTGGCCCGAGGTGGTCGGCCCAGAGCTCGCGCGCCTGACCCGGGCACGCGCCCAGCAGGGACGGGTGCTGTTCGTGGAAGCCCAGGACTCGGTGCTGGCCAATTTCCTGACCATGCAGCGTCATGTCTTCCTCGATCGGCTGCAGGCCAAGCTGGGCGACGACAGCGTCGGCGAACTGCGCTTCGCGGTGGGCACCTGGAATCACCCCGAGGAGGTGCGCCCGCCCGAGCCGCTTCCGCCGCCCGACAAGGCGCGCGCGGCCGAGCTGGTCGAGCACGTGCCCGAAGGCGTGCGCGAGAGTGCCCTGCGCGCGGCCGAGGCCATCACGCGCGCACGTCTGTGGCGTGAGCGGCAAGGCTGGGACCGCTGCCCGGTCTGCGGAACGCCGAGCCGCAGCCTGCCCTGCCTGCCCTGCCACAACCTGCTGAAAGAAGCCCAGGTGCAGCAGGGCGCGCGCATCCTCGCGCGCACCCCGGAGGCCTACTCGCCGCTCACCCAGGAAATTGCTGAGAGCGGTGCTGAGGCCGCGCGCTTCCTGGCCCTGAACACCCTGAGCGAGCAGCTGGAAATTCTGGCTTTGGAGTGCGTCAAGGAGGGTGGCAGCGGGGAATACCGGGTGTTTTTGTACACCCAGGCGGAAATCTGGCTGTCCCTGCAGCTGCGCAAGCCCCGCTCGCTGCTGACGCGTACCGACTGGCGCGAGCTGCCCGAACGCCCACGCGCCGTGCTCAGTGCGGGCCGCTGA
- a CDS encoding extracellular solute-binding protein gives MNPRILLVSLTLASVAGAQSYQEPKLGKVNGNVTLEVWSWVPGLEQTVKEFEKLYPNVKVKVTNLGGGPQTYTKLQTAIKAGSGAPDVAQIEYGFVPAFVDTGGLADLSKYGVNDAKNLFVPWTWGQVSPDGKAVFAVPQDTGPFAMVYRKDIFDQYKLKVPTTWDEYAKTAEALHKASGGKVKMGNFYSTFAPWFIALAWADGGQFFKREGDAWVQTLDNPSSKKVLNYWNGLIKKGYVGTLPAFTADYWNAASAGQVATNFEAAWGPGGYASSMQGKSGGHWRVAPLPQWKAGGKVASGNWGGSSMAVTTQSKNPQAAMTFALWLNASKSAVETNFKGGGLFPAAKAGLKLPALADKNSAPIKFFGGQDINKVYAQASEGVNVNFQWAPWFPAVNDNFNKQIDAMLKGRLTPDQALAAWQKESRDAAIKDGYTVR, from the coding sequence ATGAACCCACGGATTTTGCTCGTCAGCCTGACCCTCGCCAGCGTCGCCGGCGCCCAGAGCTACCAGGAGCCCAAACTGGGCAAGGTCAACGGAAATGTCACCCTGGAAGTCTGGTCGTGGGTGCCCGGTCTGGAGCAGACCGTCAAGGAATTCGAGAAGCTTTATCCGAACGTCAAGGTGAAAGTCACCAACCTGGGCGGCGGACCGCAGACCTACACCAAGCTGCAGACGGCCATCAAGGCCGGTTCCGGCGCACCGGACGTGGCGCAGATCGAATACGGCTTTGTGCCCGCCTTCGTGGACACCGGCGGTCTGGCCGATCTTTCCAAGTACGGTGTGAACGACGCCAAAAACCTCTTCGTGCCCTGGACCTGGGGCCAGGTCAGTCCGGACGGCAAGGCCGTCTTCGCCGTTCCGCAGGACACCGGACCGTTTGCCATGGTCTACCGCAAGGACATCTTCGATCAGTACAAGCTCAAGGTTCCCACCACCTGGGACGAGTACGCCAAAACCGCCGAAGCGCTCCACAAGGCCTCGGGCGGCAAAGTCAAGATGGGCAACTTCTACTCGACCTTCGCGCCCTGGTTCATCGCGCTCGCCTGGGCGGACGGCGGGCAGTTCTTCAAACGCGAAGGAGACGCCTGGGTCCAGACGCTCGACAATCCCAGCAGCAAGAAGGTCCTGAATTACTGGAACGGCCTCATCAAGAAGGGATACGTCGGCACCTTACCGGCCTTCACGGCCGATTACTGGAACGCGGCAAGCGCCGGACAGGTGGCAACCAACTTCGAGGCGGCCTGGGGACCAGGAGGCTACGCCAGCAGCATGCAGGGCAAGAGCGGCGGCCACTGGCGTGTGGCGCCCCTGCCGCAGTGGAAAGCGGGCGGGAAGGTAGCCAGCGGTAACTGGGGCGGCAGCAGCATGGCTGTTACCACCCAGAGCAAGAATCCACAGGCGGCCATGACCTTCGCGCTGTGGCTCAACGCCAGCAAAAGCGCCGTCGAGACCAACTTCAAGGGCGGCGGTCTCTTTCCGGCGGCCAAGGCTGGGTTGAAGCTGCCCGCCCTGGCAGACAAGAACAGCGCGCCCATCAAGTTCTTTGGCGGACAGGACATCAACAAGGTCTACGCGCAGGCTTCCGAGGGCGTGAACGTCAACTTCCAGTGGGCGCCCTGGTTCCCGGCCGTGAACGACAACTTCAACAAGCAGATCGACGCGATGCTCAAGGGCAGGTTGACACCGGACCAGGCCCTGGCGGCCTGGCAGAAGGAATCACGCGACGCTGCCATCAAGGACGGCTACACCGTCCGGTGA
- a CDS encoding NUDIX hydrolase, which yields MMRFSDLAQARAAARADNLRERTVCYVTRSRREVLVFEHTEEYPDAGVQVPGGGVEAVETPAQGAVREVFEEAGLIPVSAPVYLASRAQVFEVRCQMNHYYWLEAPDRTPDAWEHFAEGQYIFRHRFAPLEHSGLDWGMDAELPTLLDLIAATAQECVA from the coding sequence ATGATGCGCTTCAGTGATTTAGCACAAGCCAGGGCGGCAGCACGAGCAGACAATCTGCGCGAACGCACGGTGTGTTACGTCACGCGCTCCCGGCGAGAAGTGCTGGTGTTCGAGCACACCGAGGAGTACCCGGACGCGGGCGTACAAGTCCCCGGCGGTGGTGTGGAGGCCGTCGAGACGCCCGCACAGGGCGCGGTTCGGGAAGTGTTCGAGGAAGCGGGCCTCATTCCCGTCTCTGCCCCCGTGTACCTTGCATCTCGGGCACAAGTCTTCGAGGTCAGGTGCCAGATGAACCATTACTACTGGCTGGAAGCGCCCGACCGAACGCCTGATGCCTGGGAGCACTTCGCCGAGGGCCAGTACATTTTCCGTCACCGTTTCGCACCCCTGGAACACTCGGGCCTCGACTGGGGGATGGATGCGGAACTGCCCACTCTGCTGGACCTGATTGCCGCGACTGCCCAAGAATGCGTCGCTTGA